From the Streptococcus sp. 29887 genome, one window contains:
- a CDS encoding PTS mannose/fructose/sorbose transporter subunit IIC produces the protein MSDISIISAILVVFVAFLAGMEGVLDQFQFHQPIVACTLIGLVTGNLTAGVMLGGTLQLVALGWSNIGAAIAPDAALASVAAAIILIKGGDFSATAISVAQGLAIPLAVAGLFLTMLVRTASVALVHGADAAAERGDFGALERYHLIALSLQGLRIAVPAALLLAIPTEAVQAALESMPAWLSGGMNVGGGMVVAVGFAMVINMMATREVWPFFAIGFALAAVSQLTLIALGAIGVSLAFIYLNLSKKGGNGGGAGSNDPIGDILEDY, from the coding sequence ATGTCAGATATTTCAATTATTTCTGCAATTTTGGTCGTTTTTGTGGCCTTTCTTGCAGGTATGGAAGGTGTCCTTGACCAATTCCAATTCCATCAACCAATCGTTGCATGTACCCTCATCGGTCTTGTTACCGGTAACCTAACAGCTGGTGTTATGCTTGGAGGAACTCTCCAACTTGTTGCTCTTGGCTGGTCAAACATCGGTGCTGCGATTGCACCAGACGCTGCCCTTGCTTCTGTTGCTGCCGCTATCATCTTGATTAAGGGTGGTGACTTCTCAGCAACTGCTATCTCAGTTGCTCAAGGTCTTGCTATCCCTCTTGCTGTTGCAGGTCTTTTCCTTACAATGCTTGTGCGTACTGCATCTGTTGCCCTTGTACACGGTGCTGACGCTGCTGCAGAACGCGGTGATTTTGGTGCACTTGAGCGCTACCACTTGATCGCTCTTTCACTTCAAGGTCTTCGTATTGCTGTTCCTGCTGCCCTTCTTCTTGCTATCCCAACTGAGGCTGTTCAAGCTGCTCTTGAATCTATGCCAGCTTGGTTGTCAGGTGGTATGAACGTCGGTGGTGGTATGGTTGTTGCCGTAGGTTTCGCTATGGTTATCAACATGATGGCTACTCGTGAAGTATGGCCATTCTTCGCTATCGGTTTCGCTCTTGCTGCTGTTAGCCAGTTGACACTTATCGCACTTGGTGCTATCGGTGTATCTCTTGCCTTTATCTACCTTAACCTTTCTAAAAAAGGTGGAAACGGTGGCGGAGCTGGTTCTAACGATCCAATCGGCGACATCCTAGAAGACTACTAA
- a CDS encoding PTS system mannose/fructose/sorbose family transporter subunit IID has protein sequence MTEKIQLSVKDRKAICWRSTFLQASWNFERMQNLGWAYTMVPAIKKLYTKKEDQIAALKRHMEFFNTHPYVAAPIVGVTLALEEERANGADIDDAAIQGVKIGMMGPLAGIGDPVFWFTVRPILGALGASLAVSGNILGPILFFGLWNAIRMSFLWYTQEFGYKSGKEITKDMSGGILQDITKGASILGMFILAVLAQRWVSIGFNFTVSEVPLSEGAYIEWDKLPEGYEGIQKAFELVGQGLSQTPTKVTTFQQNLDGLIPGFMHLLLTFLCMWLLKKKVSPITIIVGLFAFGIVARLFGIM, from the coding sequence ATGACAGAAAAAATTCAACTTTCAGTAAAAGATCGTAAAGCGATTTGCTGGCGTTCAACCTTCCTTCAAGCATCATGGAACTTTGAGCGTATGCAAAACTTGGGTTGGGCTTACACAATGGTTCCAGCCATCAAAAAACTTTACACTAAGAAAGAAGATCAAATTGCGGCTCTTAAACGCCACATGGAATTCTTTAACACACACCCATACGTTGCTGCACCTATCGTCGGTGTAACACTTGCCCTTGAAGAAGAGCGTGCAAACGGTGCTGACATCGATGACGCTGCTATCCAAGGTGTGAAAATCGGTATGATGGGACCTCTCGCTGGTATCGGTGACCCAGTATTCTGGTTTACAGTACGTCCTATCCTTGGTGCCCTAGGTGCTTCACTTGCTGTGTCAGGTAACATCCTTGGCCCAATCCTCTTCTTCGGTCTTTGGAACGCTATCCGTATGAGCTTCCTATGGTACACTCAAGAGTTTGGTTACAAATCAGGTAAAGAAATCACTAAAGATATGTCAGGTGGTATCCTCCAAGACATCACTAAAGGGGCTTCTATCCTCGGTATGTTCATCCTTGCCGTACTTGCTCAACGTTGGGTATCTATCGGCTTCAACTTCACGGTTTCTGAAGTTCCACTCTCAGAAGGTGCTTACATCGAGTGGGATAAATTGCCAGAAGGCTACGAAGGTATCCAAAAAGCCTTTGAATTGGTTGGTCAAGGTTTGTCACAAACTCCAACTAAAGTTACTACTTTCCAACAAAACTTGGACGGTCTTATCCCAGGCTTCATGCACTTGCTTCTTACCTTCCTATGTATGTGGTTGTTGAAGAAAAAAGTTTCTCCAATCACTATCATCGTTGGTTTGTTCGCATTCGGTATCGTAGCTCGCCTATTTGGAATTATGTAA
- a CDS encoding DUF956 family protein, producing the protein MAQSLNKHVELSTTGVSYLSLAGGTVGKFLLGDQALEFYADNNVENYVQIPWTSIVQIGANVSNKKISRHFEIYTDSGKFLFASKDSGKILKIAREHIGNEKVVKLPTLMQILGQKISNLFAKK; encoded by the coding sequence ATGGCACAATCATTAAACAAACACGTCGAACTATCCACAACAGGCGTTTCCTATCTCAGTCTTGCAGGTGGAACGGTGGGCAAGTTCCTGCTAGGTGATCAAGCTCTGGAATTTTATGCTGATAACAACGTTGAAAATTACGTTCAAATTCCTTGGACATCTATCGTTCAAATCGGTGCCAATGTTTCCAACAAAAAAATCAGTCGCCACTTCGAAATCTATACTGATAGTGGCAAATTCCTGTTTGCTTCTAAAGATTCTGGTAAAATCCTAAAAATTGCCCGTGAGCATATCGGCAATGAAAAAGTTGTGAAATTACCAACTCTTATGCAAATTCTAGGACAGAAAATCTCAAATCTATTTGCAAAAAAATAA